The following proteins are co-located in the Shouchella hunanensis genome:
- a CDS encoding class I SAM-dependent methyltransferase, with translation MNDRIQRKIANLEGLQRFPAEELLSYFPISKKDTILDLGTGTGYVARAMADKVEKVYALDSDKDILAYLMKTSEESGIRNIEPVVGDFKSLPIPKDHIDTVIASISLHEVKPLSIVLNQIRTTLKKGGVFVCIDIEKTDNPSGPRVSSEEMEWEMVNAGFTIVSKSFPAMKLGKEPLYVIVGRK, from the coding sequence ATGAACGATCGAATCCAACGTAAAATAGCAAACCTGGAAGGCTTACAACGCTTTCCTGCTGAAGAGCTACTTTCGTACTTTCCAATTAGTAAAAAGGATACGATTTTGGATCTTGGTACTGGAACGGGCTATGTGGCTCGTGCAATGGCAGATAAAGTCGAAAAAGTGTACGCGCTAGACTCTGATAAAGATATTTTAGCTTATCTTATGAAGACAAGTGAAGAAAGCGGCATTCGTAATATCGAGCCAGTTGTCGGAGATTTTAAATCGTTACCGATTCCGAAAGATCATATTGATACCGTGATTGCCTCTATTTCTTTACATGAAGTGAAGCCATTATCCATCGTATTAAACCAAATTCGAACAACGTTAAAGAAAGGTGGGGTATTTGTTTGCATCGATATTGAGAAAACGGACAACCCATCAGGTCCAAGAGTGTCTTCTGAAGAAATGGAATGGGAGATGGTCAACGCTGGTTTTACCATTGTTAGTAAATCGTTTCCAGCAATGAAGTTAGGTAAAGAGCCACTTTATGTAATCGTTGGAAGAAAATGA
- a CDS encoding TIGR04104 family putative zinc finger protein — MNLPSCWSCQYTYSYKQAYVCTFAKTKCPSCGEKQYQSKRSKLNFGLIFLMAFIPLFIVRTFTAISFPAYLGMMLLLFIVVSFLLPFCYRFTDEQKSYF, encoded by the coding sequence GTGAATTTGCCAAGTTGTTGGTCATGTCAATATACTTACTCCTATAAACAAGCATACGTATGTACATTTGCAAAAACAAAATGTCCGTCCTGTGGGGAGAAGCAGTACCAATCAAAACGAAGTAAGCTGAATTTTGGATTGATTTTTCTTATGGCATTTATTCCATTGTTTATTGTTAGGACGTTTACTGCTATTTCATTTCCAGCATATCTAGGTATGATGTTACTCTTGTTTATTGTTGTTTCTTTTCTTTTGCCATTTTGTTATCGCTTTACCGATGAGCAAAAAAGTTACTTTTAA
- a CDS encoding DUF3977 family protein, producing the protein MKYIECGWGNRWVLRTEVEHRDGSETEYRGWKGPVSVQSVYFRLWVGQTILILDSKEGWKRQQKTQSRFKCVVGLVSN; encoded by the coding sequence ATGAAGTACATTGAGTGTGGGTGGGGAAATCGGTGGGTGTTGCGAACCGAAGTCGAGCATAGAGATGGTTCAGAGACTGAGTATAGGGGCTGGAAGGGTCCCGTATCGGTTCAATCCGTTTATTTTCGGCTATGGGTGGGTCAAACCATTCTCATATTAGATAGCAAAGAAGGATGGAAAAGGCAACAAAAGACGCAATCGCGCTTTAAATGTGTAGTTGGACTTGTGAGTAACTAA
- a CDS encoding tetratricopeptide repeat protein yields the protein MSDFIRSEIVGAKIVEWYSCIIARSVDQAIQLQAEIKDMLKKMEESDQILAYYSLVEYRFNMMMNQTTDKEAGDEMFNRIDPIVKSSMDNLLHYYYYFISGQHEFLQEHYRSAIKLFRKAERLLEYVKDDAEEAEFHYYMGSALQRINQYVFASSYLEDAIVTFKRLKYTEKVIFSYNIMAGLFSETDKYEKANDILQENLVSARNYPVAEIIVLRMLGINEYRYNNYSAARGYYENVLKKMDKEAHPLVTKTKYNLALTLFKLDEKEYATVLLEEGLKEAVLFNMIEFISNCNILKGLYLDEDLDLIDHSLQTLKDNSLYFEAEELADELALYFEEQNRLELSVKYLREAYSSKKNLLKLGVD from the coding sequence ATGTCGGACTTCATTCGCTCAGAAATTGTAGGGGCGAAGATTGTAGAGTGGTACAGTTGCATTATTGCTCGATCCGTTGATCAAGCGATTCAACTGCAAGCAGAAATTAAAGACATGCTTAAAAAAATGGAAGAAAGTGACCAAATTCTCGCTTATTATTCCCTTGTCGAGTACCGCTTCAACATGATGATGAACCAAACAACAGATAAAGAAGCAGGCGACGAAATGTTTAATCGCATTGACCCTATTGTAAAAAGCTCCATGGATAATCTCCTACATTATTACTATTATTTTATTAGCGGTCAGCATGAATTTCTTCAAGAGCACTATCGCAGTGCAATTAAATTATTTCGTAAAGCAGAGCGTTTGCTAGAATATGTAAAAGATGATGCAGAAGAAGCAGAGTTCCATTATTATATGGGATCAGCTCTACAGAGAATTAATCAATATGTCTTTGCTAGTTCATACTTAGAAGACGCAATTGTTACGTTCAAGCGCCTTAAATATACCGAGAAAGTAATTTTTAGTTATAACATAATGGCAGGGTTATTTTCTGAAACAGATAAGTATGAAAAAGCAAATGATATTCTGCAAGAAAATCTTGTAAGTGCACGTAACTATCCCGTTGCTGAAATCATTGTTCTTCGTATGCTCGGTATTAATGAATATCGTTACAACAACTATTCTGCTGCAAGAGGCTATTATGAGAACGTTTTAAAAAAGATGGATAAGGAAGCACACCCACTCGTTACTAAAACAAAGTATAATTTGGCACTAACATTATTTAAACTTGATGAAAAGGAATATGCAACTGTTCTCCTAGAAGAGGGGTTAAAAGAAGCGGTACTGTTTAATATGATTGAATTTATTTCAAATTGCAACATATTAAAAGGCTTGTACTTAGACGAGGATCTTGACCTTATTGATCACTCCCTTCAAACGTTGAAAGATAATAGCCTTTATTTTGAAGCAGAAGAATTAGCAGATGAGCTGGCACTTTACTTTGAAGAACAAAATAGATTGGAATTATCGGTAAAATATTTACGTGAAGCATATTCATCTAAGAAAAATCTTCTTAAATTAGGAGTGGATTGA
- a CDS encoding ABC transporter ATP-binding protein translates to MEHLMRISDLSVGFISGDDYVEAVKQITFTINKGETLGIVGESGSGKSVTAKAIMQLLSPSAVYGDESQIEFMSTNLLDLPEKKMQRIRGKEIGMVFQDPMTSLNPTKTVGKQLTESIRKHQKLTPHKAKHEALVLMEKVGIAEVEQRFKQYPHEFSGGMRQRIVIAIALACKPRLLIADEPTTALDVTVQAQLLDLLKGIQAETGTSILLITHDFGVVAELCDRVIVMKEGEIVEENQATDIFDYPQHPYTKRLLDAFPKMMTDKEEPTFSNNKPLLQVRNLKQYFQLAKGHVTKAVNDVSFTIYEGESFGFVGESGSGKSTTGRSLLHLHKPTSGEVLYEGFDLGHLAPNELKRMRRHIQIIFQDPYASLDPRLKIIDSIGEALDLHQLAQTKQERYTRVVELLTLVGLDRDMAYRYPHEFSGGQRQRIGIARALAVQPKLIVCDEILSALDASIQTQMIELLKDLQQNLGLTYLFIAHDLSMVQQFCDRVAVMYKGRIVEMGSTKRIFEQPYHPYTKNLLAAIPITNPSLRRQEPVLTLPLPLVEDDTDHELVERASHHWVAKSAAYEKTASNV, encoded by the coding sequence ATGGAGCACTTAATGCGCATCTCAGACTTATCAGTGGGCTTTATAAGTGGTGATGATTATGTTGAAGCGGTTAAACAGATAACTTTCACAATTAATAAAGGAGAAACCCTAGGAATTGTAGGAGAATCAGGTAGTGGAAAGAGCGTAACGGCGAAAGCGATTATGCAGCTACTTTCTCCTTCTGCTGTCTATGGGGATGAGAGTCAAATTGAATTTATGTCAACTAATTTACTAGATTTACCTGAGAAAAAGATGCAGCGAATTCGTGGTAAAGAAATTGGAATGGTGTTTCAAGATCCAATGACATCATTAAATCCGACCAAGACAGTTGGCAAACAATTAACAGAAAGCATTCGGAAACATCAGAAGCTTACTCCTCATAAAGCGAAACATGAAGCATTGGTACTAATGGAAAAAGTCGGCATTGCAGAAGTTGAACAGCGATTCAAACAGTACCCTCATGAGTTTTCAGGAGGAATGAGACAGCGCATTGTTATCGCCATCGCTCTCGCGTGCAAACCCCGCCTCCTTATTGCAGATGAACCAACCACTGCACTCGATGTGACGGTGCAAGCTCAACTATTAGATTTATTAAAAGGAATTCAAGCTGAAACAGGTACATCCATCTTGCTTATTACTCACGATTTTGGTGTCGTGGCAGAACTGTGTGACCGAGTAATCGTAATGAAAGAAGGAGAAATTGTAGAAGAAAATCAGGCAACAGACATCTTTGATTACCCACAACATCCTTATACGAAGCGATTACTGGATGCTTTTCCTAAAATGATGACAGACAAAGAAGAACCTACTTTTTCAAATAACAAGCCGCTGCTTCAAGTTCGCAACTTAAAACAGTACTTTCAATTAGCAAAAGGGCATGTAACGAAAGCAGTCAACGATGTTTCCTTTACCATTTATGAAGGCGAGTCATTTGGATTTGTCGGTGAGTCTGGATCTGGAAAATCAACAACTGGTCGTTCGCTGCTTCACTTGCATAAACCGACTAGTGGAGAAGTCTTATATGAAGGCTTTGACCTAGGGCATCTGGCACCAAACGAATTAAAACGCATGCGCCGCCATATTCAAATTATCTTTCAAGATCCATATGCCTCATTAGATCCACGCCTGAAAATTATCGATAGTATTGGCGAAGCACTTGATTTGCATCAATTAGCACAGACGAAACAAGAGCGCTATACCCGTGTCGTTGAACTCCTAACATTAGTAGGTTTAGACCGAGACATGGCTTATCGCTACCCTCACGAATTCTCAGGTGGTCAACGACAACGAATTGGCATTGCTCGGGCACTCGCAGTCCAACCAAAGCTTATTGTGTGCGATGAGATTCTTTCTGCACTCGATGCATCCATTCAGACCCAAATGATCGAGCTACTCAAAGACCTTCAACAGAATCTTGGACTAACATATCTCTTTATCGCCCATGATCTCTCGATGGTCCAACAATTTTGCGATCGGGTCGCTGTTATGTACAAGGGGAGAATCGTAGAAATGGGATCGACAAAAAGGATTTTCGAGCAACCCTACCACCCTTACACAAAAAATCTGTTGGCTGCCATTCCTATTACCAACCCTAGCCTGCGTCGCCAAGAACCTGTTCTGACACTGCCATTACCACTTGTTGAAGACGATACAGATCATGAATTGGTTGAACGAGCCTCTCATCATTGGGTTGCTAAATCCGCTGCATATGAGAAAACTGCTAGTAATGTCTGA
- a CDS encoding ABC transporter permease, which produces MSTLRVTAFIASQYDKAMQQPSYRFLLLLLGFPLHIIRLIVVILQPSKTTVLKGSDRRRQELFDQEKKKQAFFKQEKSLKATNQIVDERLKQECNDQNEGLLFQRLRRDVSIFLTKPVGFTMGLVLAFPMYVLLMIYANPYVKYIAERLLMMVYVVFGVTALVFTILYLSPFDPAINLLGEQASREQIEAFNRVYGLDQSYLTQLWQAVQGVWTFDLGKSYEGNEEVVQTIFRRFPVTLQLTLLSLILAIVIAVPAGIYAAVKRHSFYDQFFMFVALIGLSIPSFWLGLVMILQFSIQLGWLPATYSSTNNLSLLMPAIVLGTSLTAAVARMTRSSTLDVIQEDYMMLAKAKGLSGWTVIVKHAVPNALIPVVTIIGLQFGGMLGGAAVVEKVFNISGLGSYIVDKQFIPDIPAVLGGVIYIAIVISIINLLVDLLYAFLDPRIRAKMKEY; this is translated from the coding sequence TTGTCTACGTTGCGAGTCACAGCCTTTATCGCTTCTCAATATGATAAAGCGATGCAGCAACCATCGTATCGTTTTTTACTTTTATTGCTTGGATTCCCACTACATATCATTCGGTTGATCGTTGTGATACTACAGCCTTCAAAAACGACTGTGTTAAAGGGGTCTGATCGTCGACGGCAAGAATTATTTGATCAAGAAAAGAAAAAACAAGCCTTTTTTAAGCAAGAGAAATCTTTGAAAGCAACGAATCAAATTGTGGATGAACGACTTAAGCAAGAGTGTAATGACCAAAACGAAGGACTGCTGTTTCAACGACTACGAAGAGACGTGTCAATTTTTCTAACAAAGCCAGTTGGGTTTACAATGGGTCTTGTTCTTGCTTTTCCAATGTACGTACTGCTTATGATCTATGCAAATCCGTACGTAAAATATATTGCTGAGCGCTTGCTAATGATGGTGTACGTCGTCTTCGGCGTAACCGCACTCGTATTTACCATCCTTTATTTATCACCATTTGATCCAGCAATAAATTTATTAGGGGAGCAAGCATCACGAGAGCAAATTGAAGCATTTAATCGGGTTTATGGGCTTGATCAATCATACCTTACTCAGCTATGGCAAGCGGTTCAAGGCGTATGGACTTTTGATTTAGGCAAGTCGTACGAAGGAAATGAAGAGGTGGTTCAAACCATATTTCGTAGGTTTCCAGTGACACTACAGTTAACGCTTTTATCCCTTATTTTAGCGATTGTAATTGCGGTACCAGCTGGTATTTATGCAGCTGTAAAACGACATTCATTTTATGATCAGTTCTTTATGTTTGTTGCATTAATTGGGCTTTCAATTCCTAGTTTTTGGCTAGGTCTAGTCATGATATTGCAGTTTTCGATTCAACTAGGCTGGCTCCCGGCAACATACAGTAGCACGAACAATCTTTCGTTACTGATGCCAGCGATTGTGCTTGGAACAAGTTTAACGGCTGCGGTTGCACGAATGACGCGTTCATCAACACTGGATGTCATACAGGAAGATTATATGATGCTAGCAAAAGCAAAAGGACTGTCTGGATGGACGGTTATCGTAAAGCACGCAGTACCGAATGCGTTAATTCCTGTTGTAACCATCATTGGTCTTCAATTTGGCGGAATGCTTGGTGGTGCTGCCGTTGTGGAGAAGGTCTTCAACATTAGTGGATTAGGTAGTTATATTGTGGATAAACAATTTATTCCTGATATACCGGCTGTACTTGGCGGCGTTATTTATATAGCGATTGTGATTTCGATTATTAATTTATTAGTTGATTTACTTTATGCATTCCTTGATCCACGGATACGAGCGAAAATGAAAGAATACTAG
- a CDS encoding ABC transporter permease, which yields MDRARKQFTFRQVRFFFFLSTGFFLLLTLVNLNGIGEFGGFFLYTAIQFIILVLHGFLLFLVHKRRYTDNERGGVSKGLAWVLLFGVFTGNVFASLAAFYVVKEKRTATTILVFYMILADVLVILVSLVNLFKPYVANTFIPSMILLFSVLLIHLLFFFALPFIQKSTKNRKRGLGVLLLLTVVTGNLFVLFVLYTMFIQEQQKRGLLEKLISYPAPMIGLFFILFLFMISVSSYGVFDYGDAITNNYSTILAEPSLAHPFGTDNYGRDVFSRVIFGARISLIVGFIATLVPFVIGGVLGAVSGYFGRRSDNVIMRSLDVLYAIPDILLAITIIAAFGASTVNLILALSVGAIPGYARTMRANVLQVSNLEYVESARALGANHVKVLVKHVIPNAMSPMIIRSTLTVGTAVLATSSLSYLGLGVEPHIPEWGNILRLGSSYLESQPHLALFPGLAIILLVLSFNFLGDGLRDATDPRLS from the coding sequence GTGGATCGAGCTAGAAAACAGTTTACATTTCGTCAGGTACGATTCTTCTTCTTCTTATCGACTGGGTTTTTCCTTCTGTTAACGTTAGTGAATCTAAACGGTATAGGCGAATTTGGTGGCTTCTTTCTGTATACAGCTATCCAATTTATCATACTGGTGTTACACGGCTTTCTTCTTTTTCTTGTTCATAAACGTCGCTATACAGACAATGAGAGAGGTGGCGTTAGCAAAGGCTTAGCGTGGGTACTGTTATTCGGTGTTTTTACAGGGAATGTCTTTGCGTCATTAGCCGCTTTCTATGTCGTGAAAGAAAAACGAACTGCAACGACGATTCTGGTCTTTTATATGATTCTTGCAGATGTGCTCGTCATTCTTGTGTCGTTAGTAAATTTATTTAAGCCCTATGTGGCAAATACATTTATCCCATCTATGATTCTTTTATTTAGTGTATTGCTTATACACCTGTTGTTCTTTTTTGCGCTTCCATTCATTCAAAAGTCAACGAAGAATAGAAAGCGGGGTCTAGGTGTTCTCCTGTTACTAACAGTCGTAACAGGAAATCTATTCGTCTTATTCGTTCTCTATACGATGTTCATTCAAGAACAACAGAAGAGAGGGCTACTAGAAAAATTAATTTCTTACCCGGCGCCGATGATTGGATTATTTTTCATTCTATTTTTATTCATGATATCCGTTAGCAGTTATGGTGTTTTCGATTACGGAGATGCCATTACGAATAATTACAGTACGATTCTAGCTGAACCAAGTCTTGCCCATCCGTTCGGCACAGATAATTATGGGCGAGATGTATTTTCACGCGTCATATTTGGGGCACGGATCTCTTTGATTGTAGGATTTATCGCAACCCTTGTTCCGTTTGTTATTGGAGGGGTTTTAGGAGCTGTTTCCGGTTATTTTGGTCGTCGTTCGGATAATGTGATTATGCGTTCTCTTGATGTTTTGTATGCTATTCCTGATATCCTGCTCGCGATTACCATCATAGCAGCATTCGGTGCAAGTACTGTCAATTTAATTTTGGCATTAAGTGTAGGGGCCATTCCTGGTTATGCACGAACAATGCGTGCCAATGTATTACAAGTATCAAACCTAGAATATGTTGAATCTGCTCGTGCTTTGGGGGCAAATCATGTAAAAGTTTTAGTGAAACATGTGATTCCGAATGCCATGTCACCAATGATTATTCGATCGACATTAACAGTTGGTACCGCCGTTTTGGCAACAAGCAGCTTAAGCTATCTTGGTTTAGGCGTTGAACCACATATACCAGAATGGGGCAATATACTGAGGCTTGGAAGCTCCTATTTAGAAAGCCAGCCTCATCTTGCTTTATTTCCAGGTCTAGCGATCATTTTACTCGTATTGTCGTTTAATTTTTTAGGAGATGGCCTACGAGACGCAACCGATCCACGTTTATCGTAA
- a CDS encoding ABC transporter substrate-binding protein, protein MKKKWGLTLASFALVALSACNVTTRDDVEGEATDVEPPAESVDIELLAMSSNEQDINILRDQLTSNGFTVSINQQPDYGSFVSQRDAGNYDIAISSWTTVTGNPDYAIRSLFKSDGDNSLIDDADIDALIEKGSTESPEEYTDTYRELEETLVTENAYIVPLYTSMKNQAFNQDVLKEESVRLSKSRAFAWDSVDYVKVEDQEERPLVLTQAISELTSLDPIKGNDGSINQLNTNMYVRLVNLTDDDEITADASLSYEYAIAEGNEDYYFVLRDDLFFAAVEGEDVVETGERVGIDDVIFSLERASDRDSVPDHRTYTLHEHIGEVTAVSNLTELEDATLAGSSDSILEHLESGLDQSIDSLVTDKDAANSEEGAYQVVKLTTTEPFPQVLNYLAHQSAGIVSKSQVESVNTYNVEEFDVNTDIPYGDQRLVTEGSDLENSLYASGPYIMTYKNDYEAVFLKNPGYQAGTEYEPAIEEVRVRFISDPDSALSALRSGEIDMYYGVPENKMDLVEGDEKLQLQSIPSNGVTYLAFNTSNRDVAESVDLRKAVLYAINQDEIIQVYNNDKLPAYSTLSPLVDTGNKLEADQNKVYEHVNAYLESKDE, encoded by the coding sequence ATGAAGAAAAAATGGGGACTAACATTAGCATCTTTTGCTTTGGTAGCACTGAGTGCTTGTAATGTCACAACACGAGACGATGTGGAAGGAGAGGCAACAGACGTTGAACCGCCAGCCGAATCAGTTGACATTGAACTACTAGCGATGAGTAGCAATGAACAAGATATTAACATATTGCGTGATCAGTTAACGTCTAATGGATTTACGGTTTCAATAAACCAGCAGCCTGATTATGGCAGCTTTGTTTCGCAACGAGATGCTGGTAATTATGATATTGCGATTTCTAGCTGGACGACAGTAACAGGAAACCCAGATTATGCGATTCGTTCATTATTTAAATCAGATGGCGACAATAGTTTAATAGACGATGCTGATATTGATGCACTCATTGAAAAAGGTTCAACAGAATCACCGGAAGAGTATACCGATACGTATCGTGAATTAGAAGAAACCCTTGTAACCGAAAATGCCTATATTGTTCCGCTTTATACGTCTATGAAAAACCAAGCGTTTAATCAGGATGTATTAAAAGAAGAATCTGTTCGTCTATCTAAATCACGCGCATTTGCTTGGGATAGTGTTGATTATGTGAAGGTAGAAGACCAAGAGGAAAGACCGCTTGTACTGACTCAAGCGATTTCAGAATTAACATCCCTTGACCCGATTAAGGGGAATGACGGTTCCATTAATCAACTGAATACGAATATGTATGTTCGTTTAGTGAATTTAACCGATGATGATGAGATTACAGCCGATGCCTCTCTTTCTTATGAATATGCAATTGCAGAAGGGAATGAGGACTATTACTTCGTTTTACGAGATGATCTCTTCTTTGCGGCAGTAGAGGGAGAAGATGTTGTGGAGACAGGGGAGCGCGTAGGGATTGATGATGTGATCTTTTCTCTAGAGAGAGCGTCTGATCGCGATTCTGTGCCAGATCATCGAACGTATACGCTTCATGAACATATCGGTGAAGTGACGGCTGTCTCTAATTTAACAGAATTAGAAGATGCGACATTGGCTGGAAGTTCAGATTCGATTCTTGAACATTTGGAATCAGGTCTTGATCAATCGATTGATTCCCTTGTCACAGACAAGGATGCTGCGAATTCAGAGGAAGGGGCCTATCAAGTTGTGAAATTGACGACAACTGAACCGTTCCCTCAAGTTCTAAATTACTTAGCACACCAATCGGCAGGAATTGTATCGAAGTCTCAAGTTGAGTCAGTGAACACCTATAATGTTGAAGAGTTTGATGTCAATACAGACATTCCTTATGGCGATCAGCGTTTAGTGACAGAAGGCAGTGATTTAGAGAATAGTTTGTATGCAAGCGGTCCGTATATCATGACGTATAAGAACGACTATGAAGCAGTATTTTTAAAGAACCCAGGTTACCAAGCTGGAACGGAGTATGAGCCAGCGATTGAAGAAGTGCGGGTTCGCTTTATTAGTGACCCTGATTCAGCACTTTCGGCCTTACGTAGTGGCGAAATTGACATGTATTATGGTGTTCCTGAAAATAAAATGGATCTTGTGGAAGGCGATGAAAAGCTCCAGCTCCAAAGTATTCCAAGTAACGGTGTGACGTACCTCGCGTTCAACACATCTAACCGTGATGTTGCAGAAAGCGTTGATTTACGAAAAGCGGTTCTCTATGCAATCAATCAGGATGAGATTATTCAAGTATACAATAATGATAAATTGCCAGCGTACTCTACGCTCAGCCCACTCGTTGATACAGGGAATAAGCTTGAAGCAGATCAAAACAAAGTGTATGAGCATGTAAATGCTTATCTTGAAAGCAAGGATGAATAA
- a CDS encoding alpha/beta hydrolase, with translation MKYTKLLNTTLEKYKTNGAEEAYHYISKHANEVEGNHAQIYNFQYALAAASGHEDAALAIMKEAIIENGHWYSYTYLLEDEDLDSLRKNEEFQYMIDLCKNREEEAKKNAESTFEVIVPDEGRTKEGLFIALHGNQENNSFTKVNWQTVTSNGFVLGLPQSSQIEFSGGYNWDDVEKGSMELQTHYETMKQNVQVNHGPIILGGFSAGAGVILNTILKRDIPVQGFIFVGPWLPDIEQYADELAMMADKGIKGYIICGDQDEDSLDCTNTFIELLEKKNVKHVFELVNGLDHDYPEHFDRFLNKAINYLTNHH, from the coding sequence ATGAAGTATACGAAATTACTGAACACAACATTGGAAAAATATAAAACAAATGGAGCGGAAGAAGCCTATCACTATATTTCTAAACATGCGAATGAAGTTGAAGGAAACCATGCTCAAATTTACAACTTTCAGTACGCTTTGGCTGCTGCATCTGGACACGAAGATGCAGCCTTAGCAATTATGAAAGAGGCGATTATTGAGAACGGTCATTGGTATTCTTATACCTACCTTTTGGAGGATGAGGACCTGGATTCCCTTCGTAAGAACGAGGAATTTCAATACATGATTGATCTATGTAAAAATAGAGAAGAAGAAGCGAAAAAAAATGCTGAATCGACATTTGAAGTGATTGTTCCAGATGAAGGTCGTACGAAAGAGGGTTTATTCATCGCTCTGCATGGAAACCAGGAAAACAATTCGTTTACAAAAGTCAATTGGCAAACGGTTACATCAAATGGTTTCGTATTAGGATTGCCACAGTCTTCTCAGATAGAATTCTCAGGTGGGTATAATTGGGATGATGTAGAAAAAGGATCAATGGAGTTGCAAACTCATTATGAAACAATGAAACAGAATGTTCAGGTGAATCATGGACCTATCATTCTTGGGGGCTTCTCTGCTGGGGCAGGTGTTATTTTAAACACCATTTTGAAACGTGATATTCCAGTACAAGGGTTTATTTTTGTGGGACCCTGGTTACCAGATATCGAGCAGTATGCTGATGAATTAGCTATGATGGCAGACAAAGGCATAAAAGGGTACATTATCTGTGGTGATCAAGATGAAGATTCTCTTGACTGTACGAATACGTTTATTGAATTGCTAGAGAAAAAGAACGTAAAGCATGTGTTTGAATTAGTAAACGGATTAGACCATGATTACCCTGAACATTTTGATCGGTTCTTGAACAAAGCGATTAACTATTTAACGAATCATCACTAA